The following proteins are co-located in the Malus sylvestris chromosome 13, drMalSylv7.2, whole genome shotgun sequence genome:
- the LOC126597191 gene encoding desiccation-related protein PCC13-62-like, with protein sequence MATFAYATAIAAFLILLPLSCYSESILDHHHDSSSIPQSDVDLLEFPLNLEYLEAEFFLYGAFGHGLDTVDPSLTLGGPTPIGAKRAQLDHFTRDVIEQFGWQEVGHLRAIKKTVKGFPRPLLNLSAESFAHVFDSAFGSPLNPPFDPYANSINYLLASYLIPYVGLTGYVGASPKLQGATSKRLVAGLLGVESGQDAVIRALLYEHANLIVKPYGITVAEFTNRLSDLRNKLGRTGLKDEGLVVHEYIGAEGKISGNILAGDKYSVAYDRTPEEILRIVYGSGDERITGGIYPKGADGRIAKSYLKKE encoded by the exons ATGGCTACATTTGCTTATGCCACAGCCATTGCtgccttcctcatcctccttccACTATCTTGCTATTCCGAATCGATATTGGACCACCATCACGACTCCTCCTCCATCCCGCAATCGGATGTCGATCTTTTGGAGTTTCCTTTGAATTTAGAGTATTTGGAAGCTGAGTTCTTTTTGTATGGTGCTTTCGGGCATGGATTGGATACAGTTGATCCGAGCTTAACCCTAGGAGGTCCAACTCCCATTGGTGCTAAAAGGGCACAGTTGGACCACTTCACTAGGGATGTCATCGAGCAATTTGGATGGCAAGAAGTTGGACATTTGAG AGCCATTAAGAAAACAGTGAAGGGTTTCCCAAGGCCATTGTTGAATTTAAGTGCAGAATCATTTGCTCATGTGTTTGATTCTGCATTTGGGAGTCCCTTAAATCCACCATTTGACCCTTATGCCAATTCAATCAACTATCTCCTTGCATCCTATTTGATTCCTTATGTTGGTCTCACTGGCTATGTTGGTGCAAGCCCTAAGCTCCAAGGTGCTACTTCCAAAAGG CTAGTTGCAGGTCTTTTGGGCGTGGAATCAGGCCAAGATGCAGTGATTCGAGCACTGCTATACGAGCACGCGAACCTGATAGTGAAACCGTATGGCATTACAGTGGCCGAGTTCACAAATCGTCTTTCGGATCTAAGGAATAAGCTAGGACGCACAGGTTTGAAAGATGAAGGCCTTGTGGTTCACGAATACATAGGCGCTGAGGGAAAAATTAGCGGCAACATTCTCGCCGGAGACAAGTACTCAGTTGCATATGACAGGACTCCAGAGGAGATCCTAAGGA